The DNA region TCGGCGACGGCACCGCCGTCCTCGGCCGCGCCCAGCTCGACGGCCGCCGCTGGCTCAAAGTGACGCTGCTCAACCCCTACACCCGCACCGAAGACCTCGCGGCCCTGCTCGCGCTCGTGGAAGGAGCCACTCCCCGATGACGGCGACGCCCGAACTGCCCGACCGGCCGCCCCAGGCGCCCACCGCCCCCACCGCACCCCGCGACCTGGTCGGCATCGGCATCGGCCCGTTCAACCTGTCCCTCGCCGCCCTCGCCCAGCCCCTGGAAGGACTCGACGCCGCCTTCTACGAACAGCGGCCCTCCTTCCACTGGCACCCCGGCCTCCTCATCGACGGCGCCACCCTCCAAGTCCCCTTCCTCGCCGACCTGGTGACCCTCGCCGACCCCGCGAACCCCTGGTCGTTCCTCAGCTACCTGCGCGCCCGCGAACGCCTCTTCCCCTTCTACTTCGCCGAGCGCTTCCACATCCAGCGCGCCGAATACGACGCCTACTGCCGCTGGGTCAGCGAGAACCTGCCCGCACTCCACTTCGGCCACCAGATCGACGCCGTCCGCTGGAACCCCGAACGGAACTTCTTCGAAGTCGACTTCACCCAGCTCGACGCCGACGGCGAAGCCGAAGCACTCGGCCGCACCCACGCCCGCAACATCGCCATCGGCGTCGGCACCGCACCCTACGTACCCGAACCCCTGCGGCCCCTCGCCGACGCCCCCACCGTCCCCGTCATCCACGCCGCCGACTACCTCCTGCACCGCGACCGCTTCCTCGCCGCCGACCACATCACCGTCATCGGCTCAGGACAGTCCGGCGCCGAAGTCTTCCTCGACCTGCTCCGGCACCGCCCACCCGGCGCCGAACGACTCCACTGGCTGGCCCGCACCCCCGCCTTCGCCCCCATGGAGTACTCCAAGCTCGGCCTGGAACACTTCACCCCCGACTACACCCGCTACTTCCACGCCCTGCCCGAACCCGTCCGCGACCGCCTCGTCCCCGGCCAGTGGCAGCTCCACAAAGGCATCGACACCGACACCATCGCCGCCATCCACGACGAGCTGTACCAACGCACCCTCCACGGCGGCTGGCCCGACGCCACCCTCACCCCCGGCGTCGCCGTCCGCACCGCGGGACGCGTCGGCGCCACCCGCGTCGAACTCCACCTCGAACACCTCGAACAGGGCAGCCGCTCCCGCATCACCACCGACGCCGTCATCCTCGCCACCGGCTACCAGGAACGCCCCCTCGACCAACTCCTCGCCGGGCTCGACCCCTACATGCGCCGCGACTCCTCCGAGCGCCCCCGCATCGACGAGCAGTACCGCCTCGTCCTCGACCCCTCCGTCACCGGCACCGGCAGCAACATCTACGTCCAGAACGCCGAACGCCACACCCACGGCGTCGGCGCCCCCGACCTCGGCCTCGCCGCCTGGCGCAGCGCCACCATCCTCAACACCCTCACCGGCAAGAACCCCTACCCCCTGCCGGACCGCACCGCCTTCACCAGCTTCGGCCTCGCCGACCCCCGCCCCCGCACCCCGGACCGGCCCACCACCACCCACCCCAACCTCGTACGCCTCAAGAACTGACCCCGCGCCGCTTCACCCTCGCCCCCGGCGCACCCAGCTCCCTGAGCGCACCCACCGGCGCCACCACCCGCCGCGACCGGGGGCACGACCACACGGCCACACCCCCGGCCACCGACGCGTCCAACGGATGCGACGCCGGATGATCCGGACACTCCGGCCACGTCGCGGGCAACAACTGCGCGGCCAGCGCCTCCACCGCCCAGTCCTTCACCTGCTCCGCCAGACTCGCCACCTGCTCCGCCGGACCCGCGTACTCCGGCACCGAGACCCCCACCCCCGAACCATCGGCCTCGTACAGCACGACCAACGGCTCGTCGTCGAAGTCCAACTCCTCACGGACGATCGGCTGCACCGCACACGTCGCCTTCAGATCGCGCTCCACGACGGCCAGCGCCACGGCCAGTTCCTCGTTCATACGGCCGAGGCTAGACCTCAGAACACCGGCGTGCCCTCACGGGTCAGCCGCCAGCCCACCGCCGCGAACTCCGCCGGATCCACCGTCCCCTTCGCCTTCACCCACGAAATGATCGTGTTGCGGATCTCGTCGGAATTCGCCCACACCTGCTTCGCCGCCGCCACATGCGGGAAATTGCCGCCACCACTCGCCCGGTAATTGTTCACCGCGAGCACGAACTCCGCCTTCGGATCGAGATCCTTCCCTTCGAACCGCAGATTCGTGATGCGGGACCCGGCCGGCCGCGCGATGTCGATGTCGTACGTCACTCCGTACAGCGCGTCGTAGTTGTAGTCCGGAATGCTGTCCGCGTTCGTCAGCTTCGCCGGATCCACCGGGGCACCCACCGCCGTCCGCACGTAATAGCGCGCCGAGAACTCCAGATAGTCCTTCAACTGCGCACCCGTGATCAGCCGCGCCTCCAGGGTGTTCTCGAACGGATACAGGCCCGCCGCGTCCCGGATCGTCACCTCACCCGCCGGGATCTTCGCCGTCCGCGAGAAGCACGACGCCTGCGAGAGGACCGGCAGCTTCGCGTACGCTCCGCCCGCGAGCGCCGCCCGCACCGTCTCCGCCTGCACATGACTGATCAGATCGATGATCGCGACATCCTTGTACGGGCCCTCGGCCGTGCTCATCGCCTCCTTCGAGATACCGATGACCTGGTTCACGTACGCCACGACCTTCTTGTGCTCGTCCCCGAGCAGCCGCGTGATCCGCCGGTCCTCCGCCGCGGTGTTGGAGTTCAGGACCTTCGCCCCCGCCTTCACCACCCGCCAGCGGCCCTTCGACCACTCCACGTCGAAGTCGAACAGCGTGAGGCGCTGCCCCCACTTCAACGGCTCCGACAGCACCACCTTCCTGCCCGTCTCCT from Streptomyces flavofungini includes:
- a CDS encoding lysine N(6)-hydroxylase/L-ornithine N(5)-oxygenase family protein, producing MTATPELPDRPPQAPTAPTAPRDLVGIGIGPFNLSLAALAQPLEGLDAAFYEQRPSFHWHPGLLIDGATLQVPFLADLVTLADPANPWSFLSYLRARERLFPFYFAERFHIQRAEYDAYCRWVSENLPALHFGHQIDAVRWNPERNFFEVDFTQLDADGEAEALGRTHARNIAIGVGTAPYVPEPLRPLADAPTVPVIHAADYLLHRDRFLAADHITVIGSGQSGAEVFLDLLRHRPPGAERLHWLARTPAFAPMEYSKLGLEHFTPDYTRYFHALPEPVRDRLVPGQWQLHKGIDTDTIAAIHDELYQRTLHGGWPDATLTPGVAVRTAGRVGATRVELHLEHLEQGSRSRITTDAVILATGYQERPLDQLLAGLDPYMRRDSSERPRIDEQYRLVLDPSVTGTGSNIYVQNAERHTHGVGAPDLGLAAWRSATILNTLTGKNPYPLPDRTAFTSFGLADPRPRTPDRPTTTHPNLVRLKN